In Candidatus Zixiibacteriota bacterium, one genomic interval encodes:
- a CDS encoding fibronectin type III domain-containing protein — translation MKHNMIPAAIVIIFLFSASVFCQETPETQTPDSALSQTAIVSPMPAPPSLVTAKDNPSDGGGKILVSWSLSPDDGSGLNNVVGYEIFRALEGDTIFTSVGMAAAGVAQYVDAGAEDHINYVYKVAATNDITGHASQITKPVHSYQQWINTNLKFLFLIGALICGSVIYFIYHAKRGKELFIRKISGLEAIDEAVGRATEMGRPVLFIPGIRDMDDVQTIAGITILGRVAKTIAEYEIKINMPVSKSIVMTTARETIKEAYAAAGRSDFYSDDFVYYTTDEQFGYVAAVDGIMVRDKPATCFYMGSFFAESLIFAETGNSIGAIQIAGTAMPAQLPFFVAACDYTLIGEELFAASAYLSGEPKQLGSLKGQDVGKIIAMAAIVFGVFAATMYSLTGVNLFDALHQFTMSLFTLN, via the coding sequence TTGAAACACAATATGATTCCGGCCGCCATAGTTATCATATTTCTATTCTCAGCCAGCGTTTTTTGTCAGGAAACGCCGGAAACACAAACGCCCGATTCAGCGCTCAGCCAAACAGCGATTGTATCCCCTATGCCTGCGCCGCCATCGCTTGTTACAGCCAAAGATAATCCCAGCGACGGCGGAGGCAAAATTCTGGTTTCATGGTCGCTTTCCCCTGATGACGGTTCCGGATTAAACAACGTAGTCGGCTATGAGATATTTCGCGCGCTTGAGGGCGATACCATTTTCACATCAGTTGGTATGGCTGCCGCAGGCGTTGCTCAATATGTTGATGCCGGCGCGGAAGACCATATAAACTATGTCTACAAAGTCGCCGCTACTAATGACATTACGGGACATGCATCCCAAATTACGAAACCGGTTCACTCCTACCAGCAATGGATTAACACCAACCTCAAATTTCTGTTTCTAATCGGCGCTTTGATTTGCGGCTCTGTTATCTATTTTATATATCACGCCAAACGCGGCAAGGAATTATTTATTCGCAAGATATCAGGCCTTGAGGCTATCGATGAAGCGGTTGGCAGAGCTACCGAGATGGGGCGGCCGGTGCTGTTTATCCCCGGCATCAGGGATATGGATGATGTTCAGACAATCGCCGGGATTACTATCCTTGGGCGAGTCGCCAAGACAATCGCCGAGTATGAGATAAAAATCAACATGCCGGTTTCCAAGTCAATCGTGATGACTACCGCCCGCGAAACTATCAAAGAGGCGTATGCCGCAGCCGGGCGAAGCGATTTTTACTCTGATGATTTCGTCTATTATACTACCGATGAGCAATTCGGTTATGTGGCGGCAGTGGATGGCATCATGGTGCGCGACAAACCCGCCACCTGTTTCTATATGGGTTCATTTTTCGCCGAAAGCTTGATTTTCGCCGAGACTGGCAACTCAATCGGCGCCATACAAATAGCTGGCACGGCTATGCCCGCGCAGCTGCCGTTTTTCGTGGCCGCCTGCGATTATACGCTTATCGGCGAGGAGCTTTTCGCCGCCAGTGCTTATTTGTCGGGCGAACCCAAACAGCTTGGCAGTTTGAAAGGGCAGGATGTCGGCAAGATTATCGCGATGGCAGCTATCGTGTTCGGCGTTTTCGCGGCGACTATGTATTCGCTGACCGGTGTAAATCTTTTTGATGCCCTGCATCAGTTTACTATGAGCTTGTTTACGTTAAATTGA